One Helianthus annuus cultivar XRQ/B chromosome 7, HanXRQr2.0-SUNRISE, whole genome shotgun sequence genomic region harbors:
- the LOC110917797 gene encoding putative glutamine amidotransferase GAT1_2.1: protein MSSSDLAVILPRVIIVSRRSLRKNKFVDFVGEYHLDLIVGYGAVPVIVPRVAGVHTLLHSFEPIHGVLLCEGEDIDPSLYEDEETNLSKEELEEIRRLHASDTAIDKEKDTIELALAKHCLERNIPYLGICRGSQVLNVACGGTLYQDIGKELSKNFPQEKKVVHMDYDNYDGHRHDVKIVEDTPLHQWFEESLQDNMEIRVNSYHHQGVKRLAQRFKPMAYAPDGLVEGFYDPDAYNPVEGKFIMGLQFHPERMRKANSDEFDYPGCTAAYKEFVKAVVAYQKKLNIIKRVPTSLKLDKELEQKRNVIVRSFSLARNLYEGGDNTRQLKESDLKPGAEFLESNIALSVQQENRLKQMGATVRNASSYMERLKMNEEREKLARAVMGKMTIEQLSDLNLFYHMMGQISSDMLEKKQLQNVSAIML, encoded by the exons ATGTCATCCTCCGATCTCGCCGTCATATTACCTCGTGTTATCATCGTATCTCGACGGAGCCTTCGCAAGAACAAGTTTGTTGATTTTGTCG GTGAATATCATCTCGATCTTATAGTCGGATACGGAGCGGTCCCAGTGATCGTACCCCGGGTGGCGGGTGTCCACACGTTGTTGCACAGCTTCGAGCCGATCCATGGAGTCCTTCTTTGCGAAGGGGAAGACATCGACCCGTCGCTGTACGAAGATGAAGAAACCAATTTGTCAAAGGAGGAATTGGAGGAAATACGTCGGTTGCACGCAAGCGACACTGCCATCGACAAGGAAAAGGACACGATCGAGCTTGCACTCGCCAAACACTGCCTAGAAAGAAACATACCTTATTTGGGAATATGTAGAGGATCACAAGTATTGAATGTAGCATGTGGAGGTACCCTTTATCAAGATATCGGGAAAGAATTGTCGAAAAACTTTCCGCAAGAGAAAAAAGTGGTTCACATGGATTACGATAACTATGATGGGCATAGGCATGATGTTAAGATTGTTGAAGATACCCCTTTGCATCAATGGTTTGAAGAATCTTTACAAGACAATATGGAGATTCGGGTTAATAGTTATCACCACCAAGGGGTCAAGAGGCTCGCACAACGGTTCAAGCCCATGGCATATGCGCCAGACGGTTTAGTCGAAGGGTTTTATGATCCGGATGCTTATAATCCCGTAGAGGGTAAGTTTATAATGGGCTTACAGTTCCATCCTGAGCGGATGAGGAAGGCGAATTCAGATGAATTCGACTATCCTGGATGCACCGCTGCTTACAAG GAATTTGTGAAGGCGGTTGTAGCGTATCAAAAGAAGCTCAATATCATAAAAAGGGTACCAACATCTTTGAAACTCGATAAAGAATTGGAGCAAAAGAGAAACGTTATTGTTCGAAGCTTCTCGCTTGCAAGAAACCTATATGAAGGAGGCGATAATACTCGCCAACTTAAAGAGTCTGATCTCAAACCGGGAGCTGAGTTTCTTGAG TCAAATATAGCACTGAGTGTGCAGCAAGAGAACCGGTTGAAGCAGATGGGAGCAACAGTGAGGAATGCATCTTCATACATGGAGAGATTGAAGAtgaatgaagaaagagagaaattAGCAAGAGCTGTAATGGGGAAGATGACAATTGAGCAATTATCTGATCTTAATCTGTTCTACCATATGATGGGGCAGATATCTTCTGATATGTTGGAGAAGAAGCAGCTTCAAAATGTTAGTGCCATTATGCTGTAG